GACGAGGTGATGGATCTTCGTACTCAAACCGCCCCGTGACCGGCCGATTGCATGGTCAGGTGGCTCCTTACGCAGATTCTTGTAACTCGATAGATCCCCCTGTGTCGCGCGGGAGGTTCGTCGCGTGCTGATGAGCACGGTTGATCGTCGAATCCACACTCACAGCCCAGTCGATCTCGCCCGCAGCGTCCGCGGCGGCAAGGATCGCCGCGTAGATCTGGTCCCATGTCCCGTCACCACTGAATCGGCGGTGACGTTTCCACGCCGTCTGCCACGGCCCGAACTCTGCCGGCAGATCCCGCCACGGCGATCCCGTCCGGAACGGCCAAACGATGCCCTCGACCACCCGCCGATGATCCTGGAACGGCCGGCCACCCTTCGCCGACGCGGCCGGCATCATTGGCTCGATCTGAGCCCACTCGGCATCCGAGAGAGAAGAGGTACGCGACACGCCCTCAACCCTGCCCCAACCACACCCAAGGGTTAGGAGACACGCCCTAGCTGAAAGCAGCGCAAGTCCCGCAGTGTCCGGGGGCAGGACCGACGCGCGCGCCGGTGACACCCTTCAACCTGAACCCTCGTCACTTACGCCGATAGCCCGGATAAGGGGGGGGCGGTCTCAACCCACCAACGCACCACGAGGGTCGATGATGCGTTGTCGTGGAGGCTGGGATGAGTGTGGTGACGTCGCTGCCAGCGGCAGTACAGGACGTCGTGTGGCAGGCATGGGGCGAGGGCGAGTCACTGCGGCGGATCGCCGATCGGGCCGGCGTCCCGTCGCATCACGTGCGCCGGTACTTGCTGCGTCATGGTGGGGTGCGACCCGCGTTGCCGAGACGCTCCCCACGGCATCTGAGTCCAGGTGAGCGGGAAGAGATCTCGCGTGGGATCGCTGCTGGTCTTTCTGCCCGGGCGATCGCCGAAGGGTTGGGGCGGTCGGCGTCGACGGTCTCGCGCGAGATCGCCCGCAACGGCGGCCGTGACGCCTACCGTGCGACGGTCGCCGATGAGCGTGCCCGCGTCGAAGCCCGGCGGTCGCGGGTGCCGCGTCTCGCGAGCGACGAGCGGCTGCGGGCGGTGGTGCTCTCGCGGCTCGAGCTGGACTGGTCCCCGCAGCAGATCGCGGCGTGGCTGCGCCGCGAACATCCCCACGAGCCGGGCATGTGGGTCTCGCACGAGACGATCTACCGCGCTGTCTATCTGCCGGCATCGCGGAACCTGCCGAAGAGCACGTACCAGCGGCTGCGGTCCGGTCGCACGATGCGCCGGCCCCGGCTCGTGAAGCGATCGCACGGGCGAGGGCATCTGCGCGACATGGTCTCCATCCACCACCGCCCCGCCACCGTGACCGACCGGCTCGAGCCGGGTCATTGGGAAGGTGACCTCGTCATGGGCAAGCGCCCGAGCGCGGTCGCGACCCTCGTCGAGCGCACCACCCGCTACCTGAAGATCGTGCCGCTGCCCGACGGGATCAAGGCCAAGGACGTCAGCATCGCGGTCGCCCGCGCCCTGTTCAACGTCCCACCCGGCATGTGCAAGTCCCTGACCTGGGACCGCGGCCGCGAGATGGCCGACCACGCCTTCCTCAGCGCACTCATCGACG
This genomic stretch from Microbacterium sp. Nx66 harbors:
- a CDS encoding IS5 family transposase (programmed frameshift), whose product is MSRTSSLSDAEWAQIEPMMPAASAKGGRPFQDHRRVVEGIVWPFRTGSPWRDLPAEFGPWQTAWKRHRRFSGDGTWDQIYAAILAAADAAGEIDWAVSVDSTINRAHQHATNSRATQGDLSSYKNLRKEPPDHAIGRSRGGLSTKIHHLVDGHGLPLVVLVGPGQAGDAPMFPVLMEHLRVARRGPGRPRTRPDRVRGDKAYSSRAIRTHLRERGIVAVIPEPADQRGHRVRRGSRGGRPVSYDIADYKGRNVVERGFNEGKQWRGLATRYDKLALSYRGGAVLRAITLWLKRLGDTT
- a CDS encoding IS30 family transposase, which encodes MSVVTSLPAAVQDVVWQAWGEGESLRRIADRAGVPSHHVRRYLLRHGGVRPALPRRSPRHLSPGEREEISRGIAAGLSARAIAEGLGRSASTVSREIARNGGRDAYRATVADERARVEARRSRVPRLASDERLRAVVLSRLELDWSPQQIAAWLRREHPHEPGMWVSHETIYRAVYLPASRNLPKSTYQRLRSGRTMRRPRLVKRSHGRGHLRDMVSIHHRPATVTDRLEPGHWEGDLVMGKRPSAVATLVERTTRYLKIVPLPDGIKAKDVSIAVARALFNVPPGMCKSLTWDRGREMADHAFLSALIDAPVYFCDPRSPWQRGTNENTNRLLRQYLPRRTNMNATSNDELERIERLLNERPRQVLEWAAPTERFLETAAAARELRRSMSRSDAGVRAVAEE